In Capsicum annuum cultivar UCD-10X-F1 chromosome 7, UCD10Xv1.1, whole genome shotgun sequence, one genomic interval encodes:
- the LOC107876312 gene encoding LEAF RUST 10 DISEASE-RESISTANCE LOCUS RECEPTOR-LIKE PROTEIN KINASE-like 1.3 isoform X1, which produces MKLEKLPRLYKFCDEIELLTDETANTHPNLVKLYKCCFDRRLEAVYDAEFTRVLSDVLLDDDFGWDKRMKVATQLADLFSWLHKNGIAVGSVTADCIMIDDEVNIKVFDFGYVSNHVNEDTKISPLVCVGRDAPEIYSRTMTMKSDVYIFGLVLLQLIANKEVICDGPDSLEQRAIKEAKRGEKYLVRDCFKEVDHSTAFKITLLAFRCLHIDLPDERPKMEEVLNALTELRDEARGEKRKRDENEAEAESRNLITATA; this is translated from the exons ATGAAACTTGAGAAGCTTCCTCGTCTATATAAATTTTGT GATGAGATCGAGTTATTAACAGATGAAACAGCAAATACGCATCCAAATTTGGTGAAGTTGTATAAGTGCTGTTTTGATAGGAGGCTGGAAGCTGTCTATGATGCAGAGTTCACCAGAGTCTTGTCAGACGTTCTTCTGGATG ATGACTTTGGGTGGGATAAGCGGATGAAAGTGGCAACCCAACTAGCAGATCTCTTCTCATGGTTGCACAAGAATGGGATTGCAGTTGGCAGCGTTACTGCTGACTGTATTATGATAGATGAC GAAGTAAACATAAAAGTTTTTGACTTTGGATACGTATCAAATCATGTGAATGAAGATACGAAAATTTCTcctctagtttgtgttggccggGATGCTCCTGAGATTTATAGTC GTACGATGACGATGAAATCTGATGTTTATATATTTGGCCTTGTACTGCTACAACTGATAGCGAATAAGGAGGTTATTTGTGATGGTCCTGATTCTCTGGAACAGAGAGCCATAAAGGAGGCTAAGCGTGGTGAAAAATATCTGGTTCGTGATTGCTTCAAAGAAGTTGATCATTCGACTGCATTTAAGATCACACTTCTGGCATTCCGCTGCTTGCATATTGATCTGCCAGACGAGAGGCCAAAGATGGAGGAAGTTCTTAATGCGTTGACAGAATTAAGGGATGAAGCAAGGGGGGAGAAGCGAAAAAGAGATGAAAACGAGGCAGAGGCAGAGAGTCGGAATTTAATAACTGCTACCGCTTAG
- the LOC107876312 gene encoding probable serine/threonine-protein kinase PBL18 isoform X2 yields MMQSSPESCQTFFWMVLTISSIMMNYVARTLQNVNGCLSDSPKVVYFRESNADDFGWDKRMKVATQLADLFSWLHKNGIAVGSVTADCIMIDDEVNIKVFDFGYVSNHVNEDTKISPLVCVGRDAPEIYSRTMTMKSDVYIFGLVLLQLIANKEVICDGPDSLEQRAIKEAKRGEKYLVRDCFKEVDHSTAFKITLLAFRCLHIDLPDERPKMEEVLNALTELRDEARGEKRKRDENEAEAESRNLITATA; encoded by the exons ATGATGCAGAGTTCACCAGAGTCTTGTCAGACGTTCTTCTGGATGGTGCTTACTATCTCGAGTATTATGATGAACTATGTTGCTCGGACACTTCAAAATGTCAATGGGTGcttgtcggattctccaaaagtagtgtattttagAGAATCCAACGCAg ATGACTTTGGGTGGGATAAGCGGATGAAAGTGGCAACCCAACTAGCAGATCTCTTCTCATGGTTGCACAAGAATGGGATTGCAGTTGGCAGCGTTACTGCTGACTGTATTATGATAGATGAC GAAGTAAACATAAAAGTTTTTGACTTTGGATACGTATCAAATCATGTGAATGAAGATACGAAAATTTCTcctctagtttgtgttggccggGATGCTCCTGAGATTTATAGTC GTACGATGACGATGAAATCTGATGTTTATATATTTGGCCTTGTACTGCTACAACTGATAGCGAATAAGGAGGTTATTTGTGATGGTCCTGATTCTCTGGAACAGAGAGCCATAAAGGAGGCTAAGCGTGGTGAAAAATATCTGGTTCGTGATTGCTTCAAAGAAGTTGATCATTCGACTGCATTTAAGATCACACTTCTGGCATTCCGCTGCTTGCATATTGATCTGCCAGACGAGAGGCCAAAGATGGAGGAAGTTCTTAATGCGTTGACAGAATTAAGGGATGAAGCAAGGGGGGAGAAGCGAAAAAGAGATGAAAACGAGGCAGAGGCAGAGAGTCGGAATTTAATAACTGCTACCGCTTAG